attgatgcatttgtttaattatttatttattcatactttagtcattttttgtccctcatagcATTCGggggtgtcggacacatcgaaAAAAACGACTTTCCGAGTTgcaaaatgaacatgaacacctgcAAGTTATATGTATGACGGTTTATCTTAATATTACATCAACAGAATCAgattttattgccaagtacatttacacacatacaaGGACTTTGACTTTAACGTTTAGGTGCAAAACAATtagcaaagaaataaagaacaaaTAGTAAGAAGCCTGCTGACAGGGAACTTAGATAGGGtaagataaaaatataaaaaagtaatgTTAAAATATATGATAGAATATAAGGAACACTAAAGGTGCAGCGGAGGAGCTGTGCAGGTTTATGCATCTACCTGCACAGCTGCATGTCCTTCATACACCAGTGCAGATATTGTACAGTATAAATGTCCACACGGTGTgtaatgtaaaacaaacaatcacCTTTCCTTTTTAAGAGTCATCAGTGATCATTCTGGAACACTTTTTATgacttaaaatgttttgtgttaatCAGTGGGATGGCGAGCAGCTCAGTCCAGACTCTTCTGCAGCGCTCCATCAGGTGAGGAGAAGCCCCGCCCCTCCATGCTGAGACACCTGACCTCTAAAATCAAAGCCACGGGTCCGATTACGGTGGCTGAGTACATGAGAGAGGTGCTCACCAACCCCGTGACGGTAAGAGACCTCTGTCACTTCTGCCTCCAACGCTAAAAGAAATCATTACCATCCCGCCTCCTGGCAGATATCTGAGTCGTGTTTGTGTGAAGCAAATAGATATTTACACCTCTGCATTTAAAAGTGAtatgaatgtaaatgttttactcaaaataacttttaaaaggTCTTTGACGGACAAAGcaaagacaggaagtcagaacCATAACGAGATCTATCCAGATGATCCATCAGAAAAGAATGGAGCAAAGTTGTAGGACACACCCACGAGAAGCCCGCTCAAATTTCCTTGTGcctacaaacacagctgccaatcagaggaaagtgggcacgcggggaggcgggccttaaagagacagtagctgaaatgaaccgtttcaggccgaggctgaaatgagggattctACCGACGGCATTATCAGATAAAGAAGGATGTTTTATGAGCTGCATGTCTCACAACGTTACTCAACAGGAGTCCCAGACTGACGTCATGAATGGAGGAAGTGAGAacaatagatctcctttaaactTCAACAGTCAGGCCGAACAAAGGAAACTCTACAGAAATGTGACTTCACATAAAAACACGTCTCTAAACGTTTTTCAGAAGTGATTTAAAGGATGTCGCTGACTCTGCTCGCCTCGCCTCGTCTCCTCAGGCAGGTCGTCCTTAAACACATGGACTCATGCCgctccctcttttcttctctttcagggTTACTATGTGAGGAACAACATGCTGGGACCTGATGGAGACTTCATCACGTCACCAGAAATCAGTCAGATTTTTGGAGAGGTGAGACTCTGAGCTTCACTTTTCATGaacgtttttattttacattttttacccACCACGAGTGAGAAATGACTTTAAGTTCCCTCCagtgttctttttgtttgtgagaCAATGAATTTCTTTTGGCTCTTCCAGCTGATCGGCGTGTGGATCCTCAGCGAGTGGATGGGAGCGGGTCAGCCCAAACAGCTGCAGCTGGTCGAGCTCGGACCGGGGAAAGGATCTCTGGCCAGCGACGTCCTCAGAGTACGAACTCTTATTGAGCACAGCGTGTAACAGCTTCTTCATACCACTGTGTCCTCAGATCTGTTACACCTGATCTGAATGTCACATGTCGAGATAAAACCTGAAGTACCTGGGTGTCGTTTCGTCTCTCTCCAGGTGTTCAGTCAGCTGCGCTCTGTGCTCGGCGAGgcctctgtgtctctccaccTGGTGGAGGTGAGTCCGGCTCTGAGTCGTATTCAGGCGCAGACTCTGACCGGGAACCAGAGCCAGGAGGCGGACACGGAGGATGAGCTGGTTTACCGCCGCGGGGAAACCGCAGCCGGGCTGCCGGTGAACTGGTACCGCCGCTTAGACGACGTCCCCGCAGGTCGGTACAGAAGAGAGTGAGGTTTCAGTTAAAGCTGCGGCGCTGctacatttcattgtttttttttgtgtcaggaAATTTCTTTGagtctttttgctttttgcttCAAGTCCTTGTATTGCCCCCGAAGAGAATCGGCGAGGCCCCGTGTCAgactagctttttttttgtcaggcaGCAAAGCGCTGGCTGCGTGCTCGGGAACGCTCAGATGAAGCGCCTGTGTGAGGAGAATGAAAGCGCAGCTGCACGTGCGCCTTTGCTCCGAGAGAATCTTTGCCCTCCTGCTTTGTCTGGACGATGACGCCCCGCTTCCAAGGCTTTGATCAGACGCGGAGCAAGGACCCTGACCGATTGGCTGGTTGAAaatgagtgatgtcatcagcgCCCTTCGGAAAAGTTGCCACACAAAAGCACAGCGATGTGCTCTCCTCTTTGGGAACAATTTAATAAAAGAAGATGGCGCTCTGGACGCAGAACCTATTGAtcctttattttgtgttttttttcctcacaccttaaaagaaaagtgaagatGTACAAACCAGCGTAGATTATTTTTGTGATCAcctgacttcctgtttctctcctctttcttacctCAGGCTTCAGCATCGTTCTCGCTCACGAGTTCTTCGACGCTCTGCCCGTCCACAAATTTCAGGTGAGAGGCGAAATCTCAGACATTCTCTCGTCATTTTAACTCTCATTTTTGCCACTTTTAGTCCCGTCAGCAGTTTCCAAATCTAGCTTCTAGTATCCTGTAGTGCCGACCCTAACTGTGTAATTGTGCCAAACTAACACCAGGCGGCGCCAGAGTGAATTAAACAAAAATCCAATCAGTCCAGATgtaaagatatttaaagaagtATGTGCTCCGCAAACAGTTAAGCAGCGATCGAAGGCTGTGGCTGCATTTGTAGTTTCAGCAACAAAGATCTTGTTTCGTTATTTTACTCTGACTCGAGATTCTGGAGTCAAAACGTCAACATTTGATGTCCGATTGTGAAGATCCAGCAGGCAGAACAAAGCTTTGTTTCAAAGAATGTGCACTTTCCTGTTGGAAAAGGATGAACAAATATACAGCTTTGTTGTCCTGCTCAGAATaacatttacacttttaaagACTAATGTGCAGTTTGGAGATacttattgtattttttacaaaCCCCTCTGATGTGTTTAGTaaacagagtctgtgtgtgtttgctttgggTAGAGGACTCCTAAAGGCTGGAGGGAGGTGCTGGTGGACATCGACCCGGAGAAACCGGAGCAGCTCAGGTTCGTCGCGGCTCCCGCTCCGACTCTGGCGTCGTCCACTCTCGTACAGGTAAACATTACGCCCACCTTCTTCCCTCACTCTCTGTGACCTGGCAGAGACAAAGCTGTAA
The Labrus bergylta chromosome 15, fLabBer1.1, whole genome shotgun sequence DNA segment above includes these coding regions:
- the ndufaf7 gene encoding protein arginine methyltransferase NDUFAF7, mitochondrial isoform X1; translated protein: MRVCFKVSTLIRRVFTLPVSSSAVGWRAAQSRLFCSAPSGEEKPRPSMLRHLTSKIKATGPITVAEYMREVLTNPVTGYYVRNNMLGPDGDFITSPEISQIFGELIGVWILSEWMGAGQPKQLQLVELGPGKGSLASDVLRVFSQLRSVLGEASVSLHLVEVSPALSRIQAQTLTGNQSQEADTEDELVYRRGETAAGLPVNWYRRLDDVPAGFSIVLAHEFFDALPVHKFQRTPKGWREVLVDIDPEKPEQLRFVAAPAPTLASSTLVQAGERRSHVEVCAEGGVIIQQLARRITEDGGAALIADYGHNGTKTDTFRGFKGHQLHDVLSSPGSADLTADVDFSYLRRMAGGGVACLGPVNQRTFLRNMGIDSRMQVLLRNCSDASTRKQLISSYDVLTNPAKMGKRFHFFSLLHPSRLEIPKRPEGLKLEKNPTPAPLPVAGFTELKFS
- the ndufaf7 gene encoding protein arginine methyltransferase NDUFAF7, mitochondrial isoform X2, with the protein product MLRHLTSKIKATGPITVAEYMREVLTNPVTGYYVRNNMLGPDGDFITSPEISQIFGELIGVWILSEWMGAGQPKQLQLVELGPGKGSLASDVLRVFSQLRSVLGEASVSLHLVEVSPALSRIQAQTLTGNQSQEADTEDELVYRRGETAAGLPVNWYRRLDDVPAGFSIVLAHEFFDALPVHKFQRTPKGWREVLVDIDPEKPEQLRFVAAPAPTLASSTLVQAGERRSHVEVCAEGGVIIQQLARRITEDGGAALIADYGHNGTKTDTFRGFKGHQLHDVLSSPGSADLTADVDFSYLRRMAGGGVACLGPVNQRTFLRNMGIDSRMQVLLRNCSDASTRKQLISSYDVLTNPAKMGKRFHFFSLLHPSRLEIPKRPEGLKLEKNPTPAPLPVAGFTELKFS